The following proteins are encoded in a genomic region of Gossypium hirsutum isolate 1008001.06 chromosome D05, Gossypium_hirsutum_v2.1, whole genome shotgun sequence:
- the LOC107905189 gene encoding tubulin alpha-4 chain, translated as MRECISVHIGQAGIQVGNACWELYCLEHGIQPDGQMPSDKTVGGGDDAFNTFFSETGAGKHVPRAIFVDLEPTVIDEVRTGTYRQLFHPEQLISGKEDAANNFARGHYTIGKEIVDLCLDRIRKLADNCTGLQGFLVFNAVGGGTGSGLGSLLLERLSVDYGKKSKLGFTVYPSPQVSTSVVEPYNSVLSTHSLLEHTDVAVLLDNEAIYDICRRSLDIERPTYTNLNRLVSQVISSLTASLRFDGALNVDVTEFQTNLVPYPRIHFMLSSYAPVISAEKAYHEQLSVAEITNSAFEPSSMMAKCDPRHGKYMACCLMYRGDVVPKDVNAAVATIKTKRTIQFVDWCPTGFKCGINYQPPTVVPGGDLAKVQRAVCMISNSTSVAEVFSRIDHKFDLMYAKRAFVHWYVGEGMEEGEFSEAREDLAALEKDYEEVGAESGEGDEGDEEEY; from the exons ATGAGAGAGTGCATTTCAGTTCACATCGGTCAGGCCGGTATTCAGGTCGGAAATGCTTGCTGGGAACTTTACTGTCTCGAGCATGGCATTCAG CCTGATGGCCAAATGCCAAGTGATAAGACTGTTGGTGGAGGAGACGATGCTTTCAACACCTTTTTCAGCGAAACTGGTGCCGGGAAGCACGTCCCTCGCGCCATCTTTGTTGATCTGGAGCCTACTGTTATCGATGAAGTGAGGACTGGTACGTACCGCCAGTTATTCCACCCTGAGCAACTCATCAGTGGCAAAGAAGATGCTGCCAACAATTTCGCTCGTGGCCATTATACAATTGGCAAAGAGATTGTTGATCTCTGCTTGGATCGTATCCGAAAGCTTGCTGATAACTGTACTGGGCTCCAAGGCTTCTTGGTTTTCAATGCTGTTGGTGGTGGTACTGGTTCTGGTCTTGGATCTCTTCTCTTGGAGCGTCTCTCTGTTGACTATGGAAAGAAGTCGAAGCTTGGTTTCACCGTCTATCCTTCACCTCAGGTTTCTACATCAGTTGTAGAGCCTTACAACAGTGTGCTGTCCACTCATTCACTCCTTGAGCACACTGATGTCGCTGTTCTTCTGGATAACGAAGCAATATATGACATCTGCAGGCGTTCTTTGGACATTGAACGACCCACTTATACGAATCTTAACCGCCTTGTCTCTCAG GTTATCTCATCTCTTACCGCATCTTTGAGGTTTGATGGAGCCCTGAATGTGGATGTGACTGAGTTCCAGACTAACCTGGTCCCATATCCCAGGATCCACTTTATGCTTTCTTCTTATGCCCCTGTCATTTCAGCTGAGAAGGCTTACCATGAGCAGCTATCGGTGGCTGAGATAACCAACAGTGCTTTTGAACCCTCTTCAATGATGGCCAAATGTGACCCACGCCATGGGAAGTACATGGCTTGCTGCCTTATGTACCGAGGAGATGTTGTGCCCAAAGATGTGAATGCGGCTGTGGCCACCATCAAGACCAAACGCACAATCCAATTTGTGGATTGGTGCCCTACTGGATTCAAGTGCGGTATCAACTACCAGCCACCAACTGTTGTTCCAGGAGGGGACCTTGCCAAGGTTCAGAGAGCTGTCTGCATGATCTCCAACTCAACCAGCGTTGCGGAAGTGTTTTCCCGCATTGATCATAAATTTGATCTCATGTATGCCAAGCGTGCATTTGTGCACTGGTATGTTGGTGAGGGCATGGAGGAAGGAGAGTTTTCCGAGGCACGTGAAGATCTCGCTGCCCTGGAAAA